The Prevotella melaninogenica region TATCTGTTGAAGTAGCTTGTTAAGTTCATCAAGTGCTTTGCGATATTCGTTCAATAGTTTGATATCTACTCCCTTACCTTCAAGCTCAGCTTTTTGTTGCTTGTCAAGTTGAGCTTTTTGATTTTCAAACTCCTGATTATGCAATTCAGATTCAGTCTTTTGTTGCTCTTGAAACGCATGTAGTTCATTATTAAGTGCCTTTACAGACCTATTGAACGCTGCATCAAGTTCCTTCAAGTCCTTTTCGTTCTTAGCATCATTCTTGGCTTGTCTTTCTTTCTCAGCTTCAACTTTAAGAGTGGCATCATTGAATGCACGCATACGTAACTCTTGTTCGCTTGAGATTATTTCCTGCTCTTCCATCTCTAATTTATGCCGTTGGTTCTGCAGGTTCTGTCTCTTTGTAGGTATTTGTTCAGCCTCCACTCTTAACTGAGTAGCCTCTTGACGTAATGGTTTAAGTAGGTTACCATACTTCTTACCGAGTTTAGATATTTCCTCTTGAAGGGTTACTGGTAGTTGTGATAACTGTCTATTCAATAGCTGAAGTTGGCTCTCTAAATTTTTCTTCTTTGTCCTATACTCATCAGGGGTACGATGGGTAGGCTCAATATTTTCCAAGTTGAGCTTTACTCCAAATAGATTGTCTGTGTTATTATCTAATGTTGGTTCAAGTCCTTGGGCATAGAGTATTCGTTCTTCATCTACAACTTTTCCAATCGTATCTTCCCACCCTTCAGCGTTCTCACACAACCAATGATACAGTGAATCATCTAAATGTGACAGCAAGTCGTTGATTCTTGCAATCTCATTACGGCATATTGCGCGCTCGTTCTCCAATCGTTTTTGTTCCTGCAAAGAGGCTTGTTTCAATTCAGCCTCTTTCATTTCGAATTCGTTAGTCAGCTTTTCTATTTGAACCCTAACAGTTGTCTGCTGTGCCTTATTAGCCTTTTCATTGGTATCTAATTGCAGCAGCTGCTCCTTTACCAGCTTGATATCATTCTCTTTAGGGTGCCATTGACGTAGTTCTTTAACTCTACTGTCAGCTCTATACTGTTCAGCAGTAAGACTGTGAAGACGTTCTTTGGATTCGAGTGACCAAGCACGATACGCATTCATAACCAGGTTTCTGTTCTTAGAGCGTTCTTCTTCATAGCGATTACGTTCTTGTTGTAGCTCTGTTTGCTTTGTATATAAACTCTCTCTCTGCCTATTGATAAATGCTTGATGAGCATTTTCAAGTTTCGCTTTGGCGATATTATACTTCTCTGCTATTGAAGCATTCGTTTTGAGTAAATCATCCAATAGCATTTTTTTCTCATCCGCCTCATACTTTAATGACTTCTCACGAGCGTTAAGAGCAACCTTTTCTTTTATATTGATAGCATCAAAATACTTTCGTTTCTCAGCTATCTCTTTCAGTTTACTATTCTTCCCACCAAGGTCTTGATTGAGTGAGTCTTTTTCTTTGTCATAGTCTGCTTTAAGTTCCTTCTGACGTTTACTCTCTTTCTCAATATTGTTTCTTACATCTAAAAGTTTACTTTCTAATAGTGGTATTTGTTGTTCATCGTCCGCTACAACGTAGTTCAACATGTGCCATACATCAAGTAGTTGCTGATCAAACGCAACAATCTTACGCCCCTGTTCAGCTATTTTCAGTGCCTGCTGGCGTACGGGATAAATTCCGTCACGTGTCTGTCGGAACCAACAGTCTATTTCATCGTATTCCCTTTCAAAGTCTGTTACCAGTCTTCTGTACGTTTGTAAATCAATAGGGTGGTCTTCGTCAGCCATTGACTGGATGATAGTATTCTTCACAAAGTCAGCATCCAACTTCGTGTTAAGGAATACATTTTGAATACTTCGGGGTATATTTTGATAGTGAGAACTCTGTACTAAGGCATAGCGAGTAAACTTGTGGTCGTGTGTGTTACCAAAGATAATGTCCTTAAACATTACCCCAGAGTCGATTCTTGCTGACACACTCACATTCTTATCAATACGTTCACGTATCTTGACCCAGTCACTCAACACCTGTTTATCATTATCAATGAGCCACTCCCTTTGGTATGGTGCATCAATAAACCGCCAAGAAGCACGTCCTTGGTATCGGTTGACTAATATGGTATATGCTCCATTATCACGCATTACCTCATAGAGGATATGCGAATTAGATTGGCGGAAATAGAACTCATCAAACGACTTCTGGCCTTGTTGAATACCCAACTTATGCTTGTCGGCATTGTAGAAGAATAGTAGTGCTCTTAGTACTGTACTCTTTCCTACACCCTGCGTTCCAGTGAAATGCACGTTACCATCTACTGATATTTCTGCGTATGGAATATTCGCACTATTGATAAATATGATTCTATTCAGGTATTTCATCTTCGTTAGCTATTTGAATCATGTTAACCATTTCCTCAGCATAACGGAATGCAGAGGTTATCTTAAAAGTCTCATCTTGAATATTGACACATTCAGCAAAGCCCATGTTTTGCATCTCTTGGAGTAGCTTGTTTACTATCTCTTGATTTGAGCCTGCGCCATACTTTTTAAACAAGTGGTTGGCTTTCTCCTTCAATTCAATATCCAAACTGATTTGTTCTATCAGATGTCCTTTACGAAATTGATAGCCTGCAGAGAATGCTTGGTTATAGCATTTAAGGAAGTCAAGATAATCAAGCCACTTAGAGAAACTCTCTAACTTCTGTTCTATAGCTTGTTTCCCTTCCCCTATACGAGAGAAGTAGAAGTAACCATTGCCTTGTTCTAATTGTAGACCAACTTCTTTAAAGTAGTCTGCATAATCTTCAAAGTTCTCTTCTAAGTCATCGTATAGATGGCGGATAGAGTTGTCTGAACTGTCAACAGAGAGGAATTCTCCGCGGATTAATCGTTCATATATTCGTTGAGTGTTATTTCGCATAGATGATTGGATATTCAATGTTTTGGTAAGTTGCGTATTCTCCTGTCATTTTACATTCATCGGGGTGTAGGATGACAAGTTGACAAAAGAGGGTTGCATGATCTTCTATTTCACGTTTTGTCGTGTAGTTGTATCTGAGGATAAATTCAAAGAGATTGTAGCTTGAGGCAGCAAAGGCATTCCACACTTCAGTAGGATCAATCTCTTTCAGAAGTTGTACTTGCTCTTGTAAGTCTTCCTTTGTAAGTGGCTCTGCCTCTGTTCGTGACGTCTTTTGTATACCATTACGTTCTGCTATTCTCCTTAAAACCTTTGCTATCTCATCATTCTCTCTTAATGCCTCCAATGAAAGACGAATCTTACTATATTGCCGAGACTCCATTCATAGTGGATTGTTATCTTCTAATACTTGTGTAATATTAGTTTCTGTCTTGATGAGAACTTGGTCTTTCAGATACTTTAATTTGCGTATCTTTTTGTAAAGCTGGTTCTGTTGGTCTATTTGATTGATATAGACAATAATCTGTCTGTCTATCTCCATCAGTGCATGATAGGCTTCAACGAAATCGTGTCTTACATTGCTACAGGTCTTAGCCATGTGTGGGTCATTGGCGATAATGAAGAAAGCTTGCTCGTTGTCCATTAGTTTCTCACATTCACGTATCATTGAGCGTATGCTATGACTTTTCTCATCAAGATTCTGTAGTTTCGTTTTCTTGTTGAGATAGTTGGGTTCTTGCTTATAGGTGTTATCCATGTTTCGTTTCAAGTCCACCACATTTTTCAACGTCCTAAAGCCTGTCTTCTTCAAGAGTTGGCGTACACTATCTTGGTAGCCAGCCTTCCGATTTACGTTTGTCTCTTGTAGGAAATAAGTGATATGCTCCTTTAGTGTGTTGATACATTCCTGCACACTTAACACACTTATTTCCTCATTCACGTTTAGTACCTCCTCGAAGAAATTAAGATAGTCGCTTTCTATTTCAAGAGAATTGCCAGTTTCTACTACTACACCATAGTCAATGAGCCTACTTAGTCGGCTCTCGTTTTCGCCGACCAACTCCAGTGCTATAGCTTTGGGGAACTTTATCAGCTTTCGCTTTTCAAACATCTCACTCAGTAGTTTTTGTTCGCGTGAGAGTGTTTTAGTAAGCTCTTCTATTGTTCTAAAGTGTGACAGTATGTCCATGTGCTTGTTTTATATATCAAGAGTATGATAGTCTTTGACTTTATTATTGAATAAGGTGGAATTTAGCAAGAATTCTTAATACATAAGTTTTGTATGGATAAGAATTTGTTTGCTATCTGACCAGCATCTTATACTTTAGGTATTAAAACAGATACAAATATAATAATTACTTTTGAACAATGTTGCTAATTCTTGATGAAATCTGAGTAACTTATGGTAAACACACCATGTACATATCTTTTTATCGGTATATTCGTGTGAAATAGATAGTAATAGACGAACTTATATACATCTTTCTCTTATTGTGCGGGTGCTCCGCACATGTGGTGCGGAGGCTTAGCACTATGCGTGCGGATGCTTAACACCATACAAGTTTATGGTAAGGATAAAGGTAACTTATCGTCAAGAAGTATACAAAAGTTATCTGATTGGCATAAGTCTCTTTGTGATTAGGAAGACGTAAGCGTATGATAAATAGCATTTTATATAGTTTAGTTTCTTCTTTCTGTTTAATTAGGTTGTATTAAAAAAACGCACTTAATCACAAACGTAACTAAGTGCGGATATGGATTTGTTTTTCTTTTGATTATCTGTCAGTGATAATCAATATTACTTTAACTTCTTACTCATTCTTCCGTCAGGTGTCACTCTCAGTTCGATAACGTATGTTGTGGCGGCATCAGGGATTCCGATAATAACATAATAGTAGAGTGCTTTGGCATCAGCATGCGTGAAATACATCTTACGTAGGATGCTACCAGAGAGGAAAGTCTTAGGGATAAGCGACTGGAACTCCTGCTTACGGAAGTCATGTGCAAAGACAGGAGTACCATGATTGTACAATCGTAGTGACGCAACATTATCAAGATAGATGTTGTCAACTTCTACTCCATTATCATTATAAGTCGATTTAACCACTTTGTCGGAGGTTGTTTGTACATGAACTTTACTTTGGAAATAACCTAAGTCTGTACGGATAACGGTATCTTGTGATTGCTCCAAGAAGGTGTTCATAGCGTAAACATGATAGTTAAAGGCTGAATAGAGTGCTTTATCATTACTCTTTATCAACTTTACTTCATCACCATTTTGGTTGGCAAATTTCAGTAGGTGAGCAGCTTGTTTTTCTATTTTATAGCCATGAATGCTTTGACCTTGCAGGTAGATAGTGTCTTGATAAATCCAGAAGCGTACAGGCATACTGGCTGAATCAGGGTAGAAAATACTGTCTCCCTTAACCAACATGGCAGGATCACTGTTCTCACCATTGGTCCATAAGCCCTGTAACATCTCTTTTGCTTGCTTATCTTCGTGTTGCTGTTGAAAATCAGTTCCACGATTCTTGCAAGCCGTTAAAAGAACCAGTAACGTTAATATGCAGACAAATAACTTCTGTTTCATCTTTACTGATACATAGTAGAACGCTCCGATTGTACGTTCGTAAATAAATTTGTTATGTCGGACGCACAATCACTGCGCCCGATATTGTAAATGATTTTGGTGTTTATTCAAATACTTTAGCGTCCTTCAAAGACAGTCCCTTGTTAAGGTCTTTGTCTGAAAGTATGACATCTTTTGCATCGATAGGCCACTTAACAGCTACCGTTTCATCATTCCAACGAAGGCTTGCTTCAGTCTGTGGAGAGTAAACATTATCCACCTTATAAGTAAAGATGGCCTCATCAGAAAGAACGAGGAAGCCATGTGCAAAGCCACGTGGTACGAAGAACTGACGCTTGTTCTTGTCAGACAGTTCAACCATAACATACTTTCCGAATGTAGGTGAGCTCTTGCGAAGGTCAACAGCTACATCAACTACCTTACCTTTGATGACACGCACTAACTTAGCCTGTGCGGTATCGCCCTCTTGGTAATGTAATCCACGCAGAACACCATAGCTTGATTTAGACTCGTTGTCCTGTATGAAATCAACATGATAACCAACGTTTTTGTCGAATTCAGACTGTTTGAAGGATTCAAAGAAATAACCTCTATCGTCATTAAACACCTTAGGTTCAATAATCCAAACGCCATCAATTTCTGTCTTGATAAACTCCATAGCTTTATTTTTAGTTCTTATTGCAAAGATAAGAAGTTTTATCGATTATCGGAAGGATTATTCCCTTTTTCATTATTCAAATAAGAATTTAACGTTGGGGACTTGCCACTTCCAAATAAAATACTTAATTTTGCAAGCGTGATAAAACTTGACCGACATATAGAGATACTTCTGTTGGAGAATGATTGTGTCATTGTCCCAGGCTTAGGTGGCTTTGTTGCCCATCATGTTTCAGCAAGATATGATGAGCAGGATGGCTTGTTTCTGCCACCTTATCGCACACTCGGCTTTAATGCACAGCTGCGAATGAACGACTCTTTGTTGGTACAATCTTATGTTGATGCCTATGAATTAAGCTATCCTGAGGCTTTAGCACAGATAGAAAAAGAGGTTGATGAGATTTATCAAGCATTAGATGAGGAAGGATTATTTGAACTGAATGACCTTGGAAGTCTATCAAGAAATAGTGAAGGTAATTTAGAGTTTGAACCTTTTGAAAGTGGTATTCTTACGCCATTGTATTATGGTTTGAGTAGCTTTAACTTCACTAAGTTTGTTGCTGAGAAGCAGTCTGCACCTACAACGATTGAGGTTAAGACACAGAAGCAGGGTGTTGTCTTTGTTGATGACTCAGATACTGCGAATAAACGTCTTAGTATCAGTATGCGTGCAGTGCGCAATGTAGCTGCTGCAGCAGTCTTCCTTACTGCGGTCTTCCTTGTAGCTTTCCCTGGCTCTAACCGTCAAGGTGCAAATGATAAACAGCAAATAAAGAGCGGAGTTCTTTATAATATCTTCGATTCTGACGATACGTCAAATGCTTCTCAGCAACTAAATACATTAACGCCTACCAATCAAGTGTCAGGTGTTAAGCTGCAGCAGACAACTCCTACTATTACTTCTCATTATTGGGCAATCGTTATGGCAAGCCATGTAACAGAAAGTAATGCACGTGCTTTTGTACATAAATTGCAAAAGAGTGGACTTTCTGATGCGCGTGTCTATGAAGGAGCTGAAAGCATAAAGGTTCTTTATGGCTATTTCTCAAGTCAAAAGGAAGCTTATGAAAAGATGAAGTTTATCAATAAAACTACAGATTTTAAGGAAGCTTGGGTGATAGAAATCGGAAAGTAAGATAGGCTCACATACAATGAAAGGGTAGGGCAGATATATTTTTCTTTCACATAGAATCCAATACAATAAAGTTTAGAGAGAAGGCTTTTCATTGCTTATTTATGTTTAGCCTTGTATGTTTCTCCATGAGAGCCTCTTTATCCTCTTCTGAGGTGAGGGGCATTTTTATTAAAATTACTTTTATTATATATGAAGCGTGTAAGATGTCCGAAGTGTGATAACTTCATAACTTTTGATGAAACAAAATATAAGTCGGGACAACGTCTTGTTTTCCAGTGTCCTCAGTGTAGTAAGGAGTTTGGAATCCGTATAGGAGTTTCTAAACTTCGTAAGACACAAAAAGAGGAAAACGATGCTTCAGTAGATGAAGAAGCAGAGAACAAGTATGGCTCTCTTCACGTGATTGAAAACGTCTTTCATTTCCGCCAAGTGATTCCTCTACAGATGGGTGAAAATGTCATCGGACGTTATATGAAGGGAAATCCAATTAACTGTCCGATTGAAACGGTTGACCCAAGTGTTGACATGACGCACTGCTCTATTACTGTTAGTAAGAATAAGCATGGTAAATTGCAATATGTGTTGCGTGATGGTCCTTCTTATACAGGTACGTTTGTTGACAATGTGATTCTTGGCGACCGTGAACGTCGTGTTATTGAAGGCGGTACGCTCTTTACGATTGGTGCCACAAGTATTATTCTTCATACTCCAGATGAAGATAAGTCGTGAAAATACTTTACAACAGTTAGGGCGATTTACTCTTAAAAGCCTAAGAATGTACGTCTTTTTGTCGACTTTGTAACTATCAGTATATCAGTTTGTTGTAAAGTCGTGTTCTTGAAGGTGCTTAATAAGGGTTCAAAAGGGCGTTAGTTAGACTCCAAAAGGGTATCTTTTAGAAGCCAATTGGTGCTTAATTCGAATGCAATTAAGCATCAATATAAATAGGACTTGTGAATTTTTATTACAAAATATTTGGTTGTTCAGTGTTTACAAAACAATAGAGCCAACTTTTACAGATGCGTAAAAGTTGGCTCTATTATTTTAGTTTGTTGTTTATTTACCAGTCATGACACCCTCTATATATAGTCGGGTCATTTCTACTTTTCCATTTGTACGTACGGTAATGCTCTTTTTGAAGTGTCCCGGGAACTTGCCTGTTCCGTTATACGTCACATCAATCGTACCTTTCTGACCGGGAGCAATCGGTTTCTTATCATAGCTTGGTATAGTACAACCACAACTTGCAACAATCTGGTTAATCACTAATGGAGCTTTGCCAACATTGGTGAAAGTGAATGTTGTCTTGTGCACTGGATTGTCGTCAGAGAAAGTACCGAAGTCGTAAGTTACCTTATCAAATTTAATTTCTGCCTGATTCTGTGCTACTGCAAATGTCAGTCCGAAAACTAACATCACTGTCATTAATAAGAACTTTTTCATGTCGTCTTTGTTTAATTGATATTTATTAAGTTCGATGCAAAAGTAATGAGAAAGTTTATAGTTTCATTAAAATTTCACAATAATTAAGGAGATATTGTTATTTTAACGCCTTTCATATAGCAGACTTAACAATAATTCCACAGAACTTTCTTTATATTTTTATAAGGTGTTTCCCATTTTTAATTTAAAGTTCGTATCTTTGCAGGAGATTATCAAAACCAAACAATTACGTTTGATTTCCCTTTTGGGGATAATTGCAGAAGCGAAATATAATAAACATATAATAAGATATGTATAGAACAAATACTTGTGGAGAGCTGCGCCTTTCGGATGCAGGCAAGGAAGTGACCCTCGCTGGATGGGTACAGCGCGCACGTAAAATGGGAGGTATGACTTTTGTCGACCTTCGTGACCGCTATGGTATTACCCAGTTAGTTTTCAATGAGGCCGATAATGCAGACCTTTGTGGCGAAGCTAACAAGTTAGGACGTGAATATTGCATTCAAGTTAAGGGTGTTGTTAATGAGCGTCAGAGTAAGAATAGCAAGATTCCTACAGGTGATATAGAGATTATTGCTAAGGAGTTGAAGGTGCTTAGTAGCTCAGAAACTCCTCCTTTCACAATTGAAGATAACACAGACGGTGGTGATGACCTCCGTATGAAATATCGCTATTTAGACCTTCGTCGTGAGGCAGTGCGCAAGAATATGGAATTACGTCACCGCATGACGATTCTTATTCGTAACTTCCTCGATGCTGCACAGTTTATGGAAGTTGAGACACCTATCCTCATTGGTTCAACACCAGAGGGTGCACGCGACTTCGTTGTACCATCACGTATGAACCCAGGTCAGTTCTATGCACTCCCACAGAGTCCACAGACATTGAAGCAGTTGTTGATGGTTGCGGGTTTTGATCGCTACTTCCAGATTGCTAAGTGTTTCCGTGATGAGGACTTACGTGCCGACCGTCAGCCAGAGTTTACACAGATAGATTGCGAGATGTCATTCGTTGATCAGGATGATGTTATCAATCTGTTTGAGGAGATGGCACGTCATCTTTTCCGTGAGATTCGCGGTGTAGAGCTTCCTAAGTTGGAGCAGATGAAGTGGCATGATGCTATGAAGCGTTATGGTTCTGATAAGCCAGACTTGCGTTTCGGCATGGAATTCGTAGAGTTGATGGACGACTTGAAGGGTACAGGTTCATTCTCTGTATTTGATGAGGCTGCTTACATTGGAGGTATTGTTGTTCCTGGTTGTGCTGACTATAGCCGCAAGCAACTTAACGAATTGACCGACTTTGTGAAGCGTCCACAGGTAGGTGCTCAGGGGCTTGTGTTCATTAAGTACAATGCAGATGGTACTATTAAGAGTTCTATTGATAAGTTCTATACAGAGGAGCAGTTGCTAAAAGTTAAGGAAACAACAGGTGCTAAGGATGGCGACCTTGTGTTGATTCTTTCTGGTAACAACGTTAGAAAGACACAAGTTCAGCTCTGTTCTCTGCGTCTTGAGATGGGTGATCGCTTAGGACTTCGCGATAAGAACGTATTTAAGTGTCTTTGGATTGTTGACTTCCCATTGTTCGAATGGAGTGATGAAGAGCAGCGTTTGATGGCTACTCACCATCCATTTACAATGCCTAATCCTGATGATATCAAGTTGTTGGATGAGCATCCAGAGCAGGTTCGAGCAAAGGCATACGACTTTGTTTGCAATGGTATCGAAGTTGGTGGTGGTTCACTTCGTATTCACGATACTCAGTTGCAGGAGAAGATGTTTGAGGTTCTCGGCTTCACACCAGAGAGTGCTAAGGCACAGTTTGGCTTCTTGATGAATGCTTTCAAGTATGGTGCACCACCTCATGCAGGTCTTGCTTTCGGTCTTGATCGCTTTGTAAGTATCATGGCAGGTCTCGATTCAATTCGTGATTGTATCGCATTCCCTAAGAATAATAGTGGACGTGATGTCATGTTGGATGCTCCTTCGTTTATTGATCAGAAGCAGTTGGACGAGTTGGAAATCAAGTTAGATTTGAAGGCATAACACTCTTTTCGGTTGACTTAAGTCAAAAAAATCTTGCTGAAGGAGTTAAAGCGTTCATTATTTGTTACTTTTCGTCGTAAGTATTTGATACATTGGAATATTTGATGTACTTTTGCAACAAATAAATAGCATTCACCAGAAGAAAGCTAACAACTCTTTTGTATGTTTGCATTATTTAAGTAGATTGATACATATAAATAATTATTCGATTGTTTGAACTATACTTTAATTGTGTAAAACTATGACAGAAAAGAAAGAAGTTAAGTCTGCTCCTAAGGCAGCAAAGAAGGCTCCTGCTAAGAAAGCTCCTGCTAAGAAGTCAGTTGTAGCTATTAATGCAGAGAATGTCGGCTTTAAGGCTGGCGATGTTTACAATGCTCTTGCTGCTGAAGCCAAGGCTTTGACAGTTGCTGAGATTGCTAAGGCTGCTAATATTAGTACTGATGAGGTTTATCTTGGCATTGGTTGGCTCTTTAAAGAGGGCAAAGTTAAAGGTGAAAACGACAAAGTTGCTCTTGCATAATTAGAGTAATTATTATAACACAGGAGGGGGAGTCTGTATGATAAAGGTATAGGCTCCCTTTTTGTATGCAATACGATAAGGAAATATTACGAGTTCTTGCTGAAGCAGGAAACGAGGGACTTTCTGTTCAGAAAGTCTCCCGTCATGTTTTTAATGCTTGTAATTCTCTTTTCAATTCACTAAATCAAGAAGACGTACACAAGTATGTACAGATGTATCTCTTGAAGAATAGCAAGTCTTGCAACTCTCTTATAGAAAAGAGTAGGAAAGGAGTTTATAGGCTAAATGAGAATAATCAGTTATCTCAACAACTGATTCTTCAGTTTCATGACGA contains the following coding sequences:
- a CDS encoding condensin complex protein MksE is translated as MRNNTQRIYERLIRGEFLSVDSSDNSIRHLYDDLEENFEDYADYFKEVGLQLEQGNGYFYFSRIGEGKQAIEQKLESFSKWLDYLDFLKCYNQAFSAGYQFRKGHLIEQISLDIELKEKANHLFKKYGAGSNQEIVNKLLQEMQNMGFAECVNIQDETFKITSAFRYAEEMVNMIQIANEDEIPE
- a CDS encoding SPOR domain-containing protein, translating into MPLPNKILNFASVIKLDRHIEILLLENDCVIVPGLGGFVAHHVSARYDEQDGLFLPPYRTLGFNAQLRMNDSLLVQSYVDAYELSYPEALAQIEKEVDEIYQALDEEGLFELNDLGSLSRNSEGNLEFEPFESGILTPLYYGLSSFNFTKFVAEKQSAPTTIEVKTQKQGVVFVDDSDTANKRLSISMRAVRNVAAAAVFLTAVFLVAFPGSNRQGANDKQQIKSGVLYNIFDSDDTSNASQQLNTLTPTNQVSGVKLQQTTPTITSHYWAIVMASHVTESNARAFVHKLQKSGLSDARVYEGAESIKVLYGYFSSQKEAYEKMKFINKTTDFKEAWVIEIGK
- a CDS encoding FHA domain-containing protein; translated protein: MKRVRCPKCDNFITFDETKYKSGQRLVFQCPQCSKEFGIRIGVSKLRKTQKEENDASVDEEAENKYGSLHVIENVFHFRQVIPLQMGENVIGRYMKGNPINCPIETVDPSVDMTHCSITVSKNKHGKLQYVLRDGPSYTGTFVDNVILGDRERRVIEGGTLFTIGATSIILHTPDEDKS
- a CDS encoding DUF4738 domain-containing protein encodes the protein MKQKLFVCILTLLVLLTACKNRGTDFQQQHEDKQAKEMLQGLWTNGENSDPAMLVKGDSIFYPDSASMPVRFWIYQDTIYLQGQSIHGYKIEKQAAHLLKFANQNGDEVKLIKSNDKALYSAFNYHVYAMNTFLEQSQDTVIRTDLGYFQSKVHVQTTSDKVVKSTYNDNGVEVDNIYLDNVASLRLYNHGTPVFAHDFRKQEFQSLIPKTFLSGSILRKMYFTHADAKALYYYVIIGIPDAATTYVIELRVTPDGRMSKKLK
- the rfbC gene encoding dTDP-4-dehydrorhamnose 3,5-epimerase yields the protein MEFIKTEIDGVWIIEPKVFNDDRGYFFESFKQSEFDKNVGYHVDFIQDNESKSSYGVLRGLHYQEGDTAQAKLVRVIKGKVVDVAVDLRKSSPTFGKYVMVELSDKNKRQFFVPRGFAHGFLVLSDEAIFTYKVDNVYSPQTEASLRWNDETVAVKWPIDAKDVILSDKDLNKGLSLKDAKVFE
- a CDS encoding DUF1573 domain-containing protein translates to MKKFLLMTVMLVFGLTFAVAQNQAEIKFDKVTYDFGTFSDDNPVHKTTFTFTNVGKAPLVINQIVASCGCTIPSYDKKPIAPGQKGTIDVTYNGTGKFPGHFKKSITVRTNGKVEMTRLYIEGVMTGK
- the aspS gene encoding aspartate--tRNA ligase — translated: MYRTNTCGELRLSDAGKEVTLAGWVQRARKMGGMTFVDLRDRYGITQLVFNEADNADLCGEANKLGREYCIQVKGVVNERQSKNSKIPTGDIEIIAKELKVLSSSETPPFTIEDNTDGGDDLRMKYRYLDLRREAVRKNMELRHRMTILIRNFLDAAQFMEVETPILIGSTPEGARDFVVPSRMNPGQFYALPQSPQTLKQLLMVAGFDRYFQIAKCFRDEDLRADRQPEFTQIDCEMSFVDQDDVINLFEEMARHLFREIRGVELPKLEQMKWHDAMKRYGSDKPDLRFGMEFVELMDDLKGTGSFSVFDEAAYIGGIVVPGCADYSRKQLNELTDFVKRPQVGAQGLVFIKYNADGTIKSSIDKFYTEEQLLKVKETTGAKDGDLVLILSGNNVRKTQVQLCSLRLEMGDRLGLRDKNVFKCLWIVDFPLFEWSDEEQRLMATHHPFTMPNPDDIKLLDEHPEQVRAKAYDFVCNGIEVGGGSLRIHDTQLQEKMFEVLGFTPESAKAQFGFLMNAFKYGAPPHAGLAFGLDRFVSIMAGLDSIRDCIAFPKNNSGRDVMLDAPSFIDQKQLDELEIKLDLKA
- a CDS encoding ATP-binding protein, translated to MKYLNRIIFINSANIPYAEISVDGNVHFTGTQGVGKSTVLRALLFFYNADKHKLGIQQGQKSFDEFYFRQSNSHILYEVMRDNGAYTILVNRYQGRASWRFIDAPYQREWLIDNDKQVLSDWVKIRERIDKNVSVSARIDSGVMFKDIIFGNTHDHKFTRYALVQSSHYQNIPRSIQNVFLNTKLDADFVKNTIIQSMADEDHPIDLQTYRRLVTDFEREYDEIDCWFRQTRDGIYPVRQQALKIAEQGRKIVAFDQQLLDVWHMLNYVVADDEQQIPLLESKLLDVRNNIEKESKRQKELKADYDKEKDSLNQDLGGKNSKLKEIAEKRKYFDAINIKEKVALNAREKSLKYEADEKKMLLDDLLKTNASIAEKYNIAKAKLENAHQAFINRQRESLYTKQTELQQERNRYEEERSKNRNLVMNAYRAWSLESKERLHSLTAEQYRADSRVKELRQWHPKENDIKLVKEQLLQLDTNEKANKAQQTTVRVQIEKLTNEFEMKEAELKQASLQEQKRLENERAICRNEIARINDLLSHLDDSLYHWLCENAEGWEDTIGKVVDEERILYAQGLEPTLDNNTDNLFGVKLNLENIEPTHRTPDEYRTKKKNLESQLQLLNRQLSQLPVTLQEEISKLGKKYGNLLKPLRQEATQLRVEAEQIPTKRQNLQNQRHKLEMEEQEIISSEQELRMRAFNDATLKVEAEKERQAKNDAKNEKDLKELDAAFNRSVKALNNELHAFQEQQKTESELHNQEFENQKAQLDKQQKAELEGKGVDIKLLNEYRKALDELNKLLQQIETDRNDVIKYEDAVETLFSKEVDIRNNIKEIGQRLIMLQQRYEDKRIRIEKKKQAFEDQQRAIQKDLAHRRDGLNQYHQVIENEHLVSNDYLADNKVKSTHLDCLQLISQLRGTINQKREAIEILKGTVVNFNRNFKPQNAFHFNTMPITDDDYMQIAVDLQEFIDNNKIEEYRRRTSEHYKDILGRISTEVGALMKRRSDVDGVILDINRDFVEKNFAGVIKSIELRANESSDKLMQLLISIHNYCIENALSIGELNLFSSDNRDEVNRKVVDYLKSLSHQLQNEPNRNIVSLGDAFRLQFRVKENDNDTSWVERINNVGSDGTDILVKAMVNIMLINVFKKKAARKSGDFIVHCMMDEIGRLHPNNIKGILQFANSRNIQLINSSPTSYNPYDYRYTYLLSKHGVKTKVEKLLKRI
- a CDS encoding winged helix-turn-helix domain-containing protein, which gives rise to MTEKKEVKSAPKAAKKAPAKKAPAKKSVVAINAENVGFKAGDVYNALAAEAKALTVAEIAKAANISTDEVYLGIGWLFKEGKVKGENDKVALA